Below is a window of Clostridium cagae DNA.
GATAAACAAAATCTATATATTGATGATGGATCAGGTGAATCAAGAGTATATGTTGAAGGATATATTTGGGATGGAATAAATAAAGAAGAATCTCTAGGTAAATGGGATAAGAACATTGAAGTTGGTGACAACGTTTCAGCAATTGGTTTAGCATCATGGGATCCTGAAAATGGAAGATTAAGAGTAAGAAATACTGGTGAAATTAAATTCCAAGAAAATGTTGTAAGCAAACATTGGGAAAACAAAGATTTAACAAGAAATAGAGTTAATTAATTTTTAAACTTAAGAAGTAAAAGGTAATCAATATTAGAAGAAGTAAGTCATTATATAGAAGGCATTTAGTTTTGAGCTATGTTTATATAAAGAAAGTTTTTTGAAAACTAAATTATATATTTAGTTAAAGAGGGAGTTATATTAAACACTTATTGAGAATGTCCTTCTGTATAATGAAATAAGGGGAGAGTTTTTCTGTGGAGATAAAAAAGTATAAAACAGATATTATATTCATAATAGTAACTTTGTTTTTAGGGATAGCTATTATATATTCATCAAAATATATATTTAATAGTGGATTTGTGCAAGATAAGGGAAATCAGGGTGTTGGATATTATAAAGCACAAGTAATTAAAGTTAATAAGGAAAAGCTTGAAGAGGACAAGTATATTGAGGATATAGAATTAGGGTATCAAGAAGTTAAATTGAAAATTCTAGATGGGCCATACAAAGATAATGAATATAATGTGCTTAATAATATAAGTAGACTTTATAATACTAAGGTAAAGGCCGGGAGTAAAGTAATAGCTGCTTTATGTATTAAAGATGGAAATATAAGTGATATTATGATTTCAAGCTTTACAAGAAGTCATGTATTAATAACTATGGGATTATTATTTTTAATTTCAATATTATTAGTAGGTGGATTTAGAGGATTAAAAGCAATTGTTTCATTAATATTTACAATAGTTTCTGTTATATATTTGATGCTTCCTTTAATGCTTAGAGGGGTAAGTCCTATATTGTCATCGCTTATAGTTGCAATTATTAGTATAACTATAACTCTTATATTGATATCAGGAGTAAATAGAAAGAGTACAGCAGCTATACTTGGAACTTTATCAGGAGTTATTATTGCAGGTATATTTGCTTATATATTTGGTTTGTGGGCTAATCTTTCAGGAGTTAATTTGGCTGATGCAGAAAGTATTATGTATATATCTGAAAATGCAGGTCTTAAAATAAAGGGAATAATGTTTGCTGGAATATTAATATCTGCTTTAGGTGCTGTAATGGATGTAGCTATGTCAATATCTTCATCTATATTTGAAATTCATTCTATAAATAATAGTATGTCAATAAGTAATTTATTTAAAAGTGGAATGAATATAGGAAAAGATATAATAGGAACAATGGCGAACACATTGATTTTAGCTTTTGCAGGTGGATCTTTAAATTTACTTATTTTATTATATTCTTCTAATATGACGTTTAATAGATTAATGAATTTAGATGTAATAGGGACAGAAGTAATTCAAGGACTTGCAGGAAGTATTGGAATAATATTAACGGTTCCAATAACAGCAATAGTTACTTCGTATTTATGTAAATATAAAAAACAAATATGATTTTTAATTTGTTAATGAATTGAACTCAAATAAGGGTTAAGTAAGTTGTTTTTTTATTAATTAAATTATTAATCAGCTTAAGTTTAATGGTAGTTTAAGAAAGTTATTTTTATTAAATTTAAAAGTTAAGTGAATTTTAAAATAATATGAGTTGAAATTATGGAAGGGGTAAAATTTTATGAAAAGTGCTAGATTAAAAAAGATTACAGCGGCAGTAATGGCACTATCAATTATAGCTTCTGTATCTCCTGTTGGAGCATCAGCAGCATGGAAGCAAGATAATAATGGATGGTGGAATGACAAGGAAAGCTCTTATTCTGTTGGTTGGGAAAATATAAATAATACATGGTATTACTTTAATCAAGATGGTTATATGAAAACAGGATGGGTAAATGATAATGGAGCATGGTATTATACAGATGCTTCAGGTGCAATGAAGACAGGCTGGGTCAATGATGGTGGAAGTTGGTACTATACTTCTCAAAGTGGATCAATGCAAACAGGATGGATTAATGATAATGGGTCATGGTATTATACAGATAATTCAGGTTCAATGAAAACTGGTTGGGTAAGTGACAATGGAAAATGGTACTATACATCATCAAATGGAGCAATGCAAACTGGTGTAGTTAAGGTTGATAATAAGGTTTATTCATTAGGCCAAAATGGAGAAATGCAAAAAGGAAATGTGGTTATTGAAGGAAAAACATATACCTTCTCTGAAAGTGGAGAGTGTGTAAGTAGTGAAATCCCTAAGATAGCCAAGGAATTTGCGCCAGGAAATATAGATATAACTACAAATCAAAATGCAAATAACACTACTAACAATAATTCTGGAACTGAACAAAAAAATGATACTGAAAAAGTTAATGATAATACAGAAAAGAAATCAGGTGGTGGATCTAAGCATCATAATAGCTCAACAGATTCATATCAATCTAAATTAAATATAGATAAACAAGATGTATCTTTTAATTATGAAATTAAAAATAATGCTGAATATGATGTGAAGTGTGATCTTTATAATTCAAATAATAAGATTGTAGATACTATAAAGTGGGATAAGCCTGATAAATTAAGTGGATCAAATGCCAATATATATATAACTGATATATTAGGGGAAATGAATGCAAATGATTATATAGTATCACAAATTAAAAATAATAATAAAGGTACAATCCTTAAGTCATCTAAGATGCAGGTTGTAAGTAAAGATAAATTGACTAATGAAATAATTAATGCATCTACTAAAAAAGAAGATAGTAAATTCAATTGTACAGTTCAAGGCAAGGAAAATTTTGCAGCAGGAACTTATGTATTATATGGATTTGAATCTGATAGTAATGCATATGTAAAAACTGTTTACTGTGATGGAAATACTAATACATTGGAATTTAAGAATGTAGGTTATAACTGGATTAAAAATGGAACAGGTAAGATAAAGCTTGCAAGAGTTTATGATACTCAAAAAGTAAATGATAACTTAGGAAACTGTAAGGTTCAAGTTTCTGATTATTTTACTATGAAGTAAGTCTAGAACTCATAGGGATAAAAGTATTTGAGAATTGAGAGGAGGAATATTATTTAAGGAAAAACTATATAATAAAAGGCCTTGTTTTAAATAGATGTTGATATATACAGTAGGTAAAGTGGCATTGTAATTACGCAGTCCACTTTGCTTATGTATATATCAACATGCTACTAAAACAGAGCCTTTTATTATAGTTTTTTTAACATATTTTTAAGTATATTAGTTGAGTTTTTAACTGCAATTGGAGTGAATTTTTCATAATCCATATGAGCTCCATTATTTGCATTATCAGAAATTGATCTAATAACTACGAATGGAATTGAGTTTAAGTAACAAACTTGAGCTATGCTAGCACCTTCCATTTCGCAAGAAATAGCTCCAAATTCTTTTTCAAGCCATTGGATTTTTTCTAAGTTAGCTACAAATTGATCTCCAGAAACTATTCTTCCAGTAAAGCTATTTAATTCAGATATTTCTTCACAAGATTTTTTTGCAGCAGCAACCATATCTTTATCACATTTAAAATCAAATGTATCAAGTCTTGGAATTTGACCAATCTTATCTCCAAATGCTGAAGTATCCATATCGTGTTGTACTAAATTTTCAGCAACAACAATGTCTCCTGGGTAAATATCTTTACCAATACCGCCAGCAACACCAACATTAACAACTTTATCAACATTGTATTCAGATATTAATATTTGAGTACATACTGCTGAATTTACTTTACCTATTCCACAAACAACAGCAACAACATTTTTATTATTTATAGTTCCTTTATGAAAAACCATATTTGCTTTTTCTTTTTTTTCTTCAAGATTTAAGTCTTTTAATAATATTTCTAATTCTTCTGCCATAGCAGCAATTATTCCAATTGTCATAATAAAAAAATCCTCCTAAAAATTAAGTTATATTATGTTTAGTTATAAATTGAATTTAGTTTTACATTTTAATCTCTCAATATAAAATAATAATGGAATTAATATTGAACTAAAACTTAATAGTTACATAATTTATATTATAAACACTAAAAGAAAAATTTAATAGTAATATCTTAATTGTTTCTGATATAATGAGCTAAGTATTTCATAGTATAATTTATCTTGTTATATAAGAAACTATGAGTATTTGAAACAAATATTAACTAAGAGCATGAAGGAGATACAAAAAATGTTAGAACATTCTTTAGTAAGAACAGAATTATTAGTAGGAAAAGATAGTTTAGATAAATTAAAAAATAGTAAGGTAATGATTTTTGGAATTGGTGGGGTAGGAAGCTTTACTGTTGAAGCACTTGCAAGATCAGGTGTTGGTGAATTAATATTAGTTGATAATGACACAATTTCTTTAACAAACTTAAATAGACAAATTCACGCTACATACAATACAATAGATGAACCTAAAGTTGAAGCAATGAAGGAAAGAATTCTTTCTATAAATAAGGATTGCAATGTTATTACTCATCAAACATTTGTTAATAGAGATAATATACCTGAAATAATTCCAGCAGATGTTGATTATATAGTAGATGCAATAGACACGGTAACATCAAAACTTGCTTTAGCAGAACATTGTTATAAAAATAATATAAGAATAATGAGTTCTATGGGAACAGGAAATAAATTAGATCCTACACAATTTAAAGTTACTGATGTATTTAAAACAAAGGTATGCCCTTTAGCAAAAGTAATGAGATGTGAACTTAAAAAAAGAGGCGTAGAAAAATTAAAAGTAGTTTATTCAGAAGAAATGCCACTAAGACCTAGTGTTGATAATAGTGTAGCTTGTAATTCTGAAGAAAATGATAATGGAACTGATGAAAATAAAATAGTAATAAAGAAAAGACAAACACCAGGAAGTATGTCTTTTGTGCCACCAGTTGCAGGAATGATAATTGCAGGAGAAGTTATAAAAGATATTTTAAATATTAAGAAATAAAATATAAAATTTATTTTATCCACAGCATAAGTAGTTTTAAATGTTTTACAAGTTAAAT
It encodes the following:
- a CDS encoding 5'-methylthioadenosine/adenosylhomocysteine nucleosidase; this encodes MTIGIIAAMAEELEILLKDLNLEEKKEKANMVFHKGTINNKNVVAVVCGIGKVNSAVCTQILISEYNVDKVVNVGVAGGIGKDIYPGDIVVAENLVQHDMDTSAFGDKIGQIPRLDTFDFKCDKDMVAAAKKSCEEISELNSFTGRIVSGDQFVANLEKIQWLEKEFGAISCEMEGASIAQVCYLNSIPFVVIRSISDNANNGAHMDYEKFTPIAVKNSTNILKNMLKKL
- a CDS encoding tRNA threonylcarbamoyladenosine dehydratase; protein product: MLEHSLVRTELLVGKDSLDKLKNSKVMIFGIGGVGSFTVEALARSGVGELILVDNDTISLTNLNRQIHATYNTIDEPKVEAMKERILSINKDCNVITHQTFVNRDNIPEIIPADVDYIVDAIDTVTSKLALAEHCYKNNIRIMSSMGTGNKLDPTQFKVTDVFKTKVCPLAKVMRCELKKRGVEKLKVVYSEEMPLRPSVDNSVACNSEENDNGTDENKIVIKKRQTPGSMSFVPPVAGMIIAGEVIKDILNIKK
- a CDS encoding N-acetylmuramoyl-L-alanine amidase family protein; translation: MKSARLKKITAAVMALSIIASVSPVGASAAWKQDNNGWWNDKESSYSVGWENINNTWYYFNQDGYMKTGWVNDNGAWYYTDASGAMKTGWVNDGGSWYYTSQSGSMQTGWINDNGSWYYTDNSGSMKTGWVSDNGKWYYTSSNGAMQTGVVKVDNKVYSLGQNGEMQKGNVVIEGKTYTFSESGECVSSEIPKIAKEFAPGNIDITTNQNANNTTNNNSGTEQKNDTEKVNDNTEKKSGGGSKHHNSSTDSYQSKLNIDKQDVSFNYEIKNNAEYDVKCDLYNSNNKIVDTIKWDKPDKLSGSNANIYITDILGEMNANDYIVSQIKNNNKGTILKSSKMQVVSKDKLTNEIINASTKKEDSKFNCTVQGKENFAAGTYVLYGFESDSNAYVKTVYCDGNTNTLEFKNVGYNWIKNGTGKIKLARVYDTQKVNDNLGNCKVQVSDYFTMK
- a CDS encoding YibE/F family protein → MEIKKYKTDIIFIIVTLFLGIAIIYSSKYIFNSGFVQDKGNQGVGYYKAQVIKVNKEKLEEDKYIEDIELGYQEVKLKILDGPYKDNEYNVLNNISRLYNTKVKAGSKVIAALCIKDGNISDIMISSFTRSHVLITMGLLFLISILLVGGFRGLKAIVSLIFTIVSVIYLMLPLMLRGVSPILSSLIVAIISITITLILISGVNRKSTAAILGTLSGVIIAGIFAYIFGLWANLSGVNLADAESIMYISENAGLKIKGIMFAGILISALGAVMDVAMSISSSIFEIHSINNSMSISNLFKSGMNIGKDIIGTMANTLILAFAGGSLNLLILLYSSNMTFNRLMNLDVIGTEVIQGLAGSIGIILTVPITAIVTSYLCKYKKQI